In a single window of the Syngnathus typhle isolate RoL2023-S1 ecotype Sweden linkage group LG19, RoL_Styp_1.0, whole genome shotgun sequence genome:
- the prpf4bb gene encoding pre-mRNA processing factor 4Bb isoform X1: MADVEMEIASRRMNNFNEHVKQEMESHEKSGNEDSGDVSEEEEEEEGEAETNGEKPEETVKQHGSGGGKHKRKKHKHRGKHKKHKHASEEDKEKKRKHRHKHRKHKRNKEGASPTPAAVIMASSGHKKGESSPSSVNPGLDDRALLEDLEKQRAMIKAELDSQLMEGKVQSGMGLILQGYNSGSEEDGGEARVRNGEQRQRATAGKVNSPRAGGAAKSRRDSTDGSRTTSKRHSPGKSTERPAKDSRQDKVSKSGKDASLKEKGRARSASKERKHSDATERAKERSGKSPSEQKSARADKQRPSPHRDERHAQEKGRPRSRSPGRERPARLDAERDKRPTKSPSKDASSGKENRSPHRRPQRSPVRKRSVSPRARDARHASAGAADRTRPRSPLPPPPPRRGRSPDLRRREADRQDSPLRKRLRAEPGSGRDRSRDKSPPVSSRRRMSRSPLRRRSPSPRRRSRSSPRRRSRSPLVHRSGERDRYGRLRQYRRSMSRDRDRRRRRSRDEDKFKGSLSEGQKVDQESSEEDMLDDFDSEEVDEEALIEQRRQQRMAIVQKYKAAGDDSNMMSEPNSPQSSTRSRSPSPDDILERVAADVKEYERENLNTFEASIKAKHNLIAQEKDGANPKKPSAPDMFTESDDMFAADFDSARMRACGVGKDFKENPNLRDNWTDAEGYYRVNIGETLDKRYDVYGYTGQGVFSNVIRARDTARAGQEVAVKIIRNNELMQKTGLKELEFLKKLNDADPDDKFHCLRLFRHFYHKQHLCLVFEPLSMNLREVLKKYGKDVGLHIKAVRSYSQQLFLALKLLKRCNILHADIKPDNILVNESKTILKLCDFGSASHVADNDITPYLVSRFYRAPEIIIGKPYDYGIDMWSVGCTLYELYTGKILFPGSSNNHMIKLAMDVKGKMPNKMIRKGLFKDQHFDQNLNFLYIEVDKVTEREKVTVMSTINPTKDLLGDMIGGQRLPEEQRKKVMQLKDLLDATLMLDPAKRISINQALQHPFIQEKI; the protein is encoded by the exons ATGGCCGACGTCGAGATGGAAATCGCGTCGAGAAGAATGAATAATTTCAACGAGCACGt GAAACAAGAAATGGAAAGTCACGAGAAAAGTGGCAATGAGGACAGTGGAGACGtttcagaggaagaggaggaagaagag GGGGAGGCCGAGACCAACGGCGAGAAGCCTGAGGAAACCGTCAAGCAGCACGGTAGCGGCGGCGGAAAACACAAGCGAAAAAAACACAAGCATCGTGGAAAACACAAGAAACACAAGCACGCCTcggaggaggacaaagagaagaAGCGCAAGCATCGCCACAAACACAGGAAACACAAGCGCAACAAGGAGGGAgcctcccccacccccgccgcCGTCATTATGGCCTCGTCGGGACACAAGAAAGGTGAAAGCTCCCCCTCGTCGGTCAACCCCGGCCTGGACGACCGGGCGTTGCTGGAAGACCTCGAGAAGCAGAGGGCCATGATCAAAGCTGAGCTGGACAGTCAGCTGATGGAGGGTAAAGTCCAGTCGGGCATGGGCCTCATCCTGCAGGGTTACAACTCGGGCTCGGAAGAGGACGGCGGAGAGGCCCGCGTCCGAAACGGGGAGCAGCGCCAGAGGGCCACCGCCGGGAAAGTCAACTCCCCCCGCGCAGGGGGCGCCGCTAAATCCAGACGGGACTCCACTGATGGCAGCAGGACCACCTCCAAGCGCCACAGCCCCGGCAAGTCGACGGAGCGGCCCGCCAAGGATTCCAGGCAGGACAAGGTGAGCAAAAGCGGCAAGGACGCTAGCCTCAAGGAAAAAGGACGTGCCAGGAGTGCCTCCAAGGAGAGGAAACATTCAGACGCCACCGAGAGGGCCAAGGAGAGGAGCGGGAAGTCCCCCTCGGAGCAGAAAAGCGCCCGCGCCGACAAACAACGCCCTTCACCGCACCGGGATGAGCGGCACGCGCAGGAAAAGGGGCGGCCGCGATCCCGCTCGCCCGGACGCGAGCGGCCCGCTCGCCTCGACGCCGAACGGGACAAGAGACCCACCAAGTCGCCGTCCAAGGACGCGTCGTCCGGCAAGGAGAACCGCTCGCCGCACCGACGGCCGCAGCGCAGCCCTGTCAGGAAGCGCAGCGTCTCGCCTCGCGCCAGAGACGCACGCCATGCCTCGGCCGGCGCAGCTGACCGCACCAGACCCAGGTCGCCGCTACCGCCACCGCCCCCGAGGAGGGGGCGCTCGCCAGACCTCCGCAGGAGAGAAGCAGACAGGCAGGATTCGCCACTCAG GAAACGACTTCGAGCTGAACCCGGGTCGGGTCGAGACCGCTCGCGAGACAAGAGTCCCCCGGTGTCCTCGCGCCGCCGTATGAGCCGCTCGCCGCTCCGGCGGCGCTCCCCGTCGCCACGACGACGCTCTCGCTCATCACCTCGCAGACGTAGCCGTTCTCCGCTGGTACATAG ATCCGGTGAACGAGACCGATACGGGAGGCTCCGGCAGTACCGGCGCTCCATGTCGCGCGATCGCGACAGGAGACGACGACGCAGCAGAGACGAGGACAAGTTCAAAGGAAGCCTCTCGGAGGGTCAGAAGGTCGACCAGGAGTCCTCAGAAGAAGACAT GCTGGATGActttgacagcgaggaggtggATGAGGAGGCCTTGATCGAACAGCGCCGGCAGCAGAGGATGGCCATCGTACAG AAATACAAGGCGGCCGGCGATGACTCCAACATGATGTCGGAGCCCAACAGCCCGCAGAGCAGCACACGCAGCCGCTCGCCGTCGCCCGACGACATCCTGGAGCGCGTGGCCGCAGATGTCAAGGAGTACGAGCGTGAGAACCTCAACACCTTCGAGGCTAGCATCAAGGCCAAGCACAACCTCATCGCCCAGGAGAAAGACG GGGCCAACCCCAAGAAGCCGTCGGCACCGGATATGTTCACCGAGTCGGACGACATGTTTGCTGCAGACTTTGAT aGTGCCCGGATGAGAGCCTGTGGAGTCGGCAAGGACTTCAAGGAGAACCCCAACCTGAGGGACAACTGGACCGACGCCGAGGGCTACTACA GGGTCAACATCGGCGAGACGCTGGACAAGCGCTACGACGTCTACGGCTACACGGGCCAAGGCGTGTTCAGCAATGTGATCCGGGCCAGGGACACAGCCAGGGCCGGTCAGGAGGTGGCCGTCAAGATCATCCGCAACAACGAGCTCAT GCAGAAGACGGGCTTGAAGGAGCTGGAATTCCTCAAGAAGCTCAACGACGCCGACCCCGACGACAAGTTCCACTGCCTGCGCCTCTTCAGGCACTTCTACCACAAGCAGCATCTGTGTTTGGTCTTTGAGCCGCTCAG CATGAACCTGCGCGAGGTGCTGAAGAAGTACGGCAAGGACGTGGGGCTGCACATCAAGGCTGTGCGCTCGTACAGTCAGCAGCTCTTCTTGGCCTTGAAGCTGCTCAAGAGATGCAACATCCTGCACGCCGACATCAAGCCTGACAACATCCTG GTGAACGAGTCCAAGACCATCTTGAAACTCTGTGACTTCGGCTCGGCCTCTCACGTAGCCGACAACGACATCACGCCTTACCTGGTCAGCAGGTTCTACCGAGCGCCGGAGATCA TCATCGGCAAGCCATATGACTACGGTATCGACATGTGGTCGGTGGGCTGCACGCTCTACGAGCTCTACACGGGCAAGATCCTCTTCCCGGGCTCCTCCAACAACCACATGATCAAACTGGCCATGGACGTCAAGGGCAAAATGCCCAACAAG ATGATCCGCAAAGGGTTGTTCAAAGATCAGCACTTTGACCAGAACCTCAACTTCCTCTACATCGAAGTGGACAAAGTCACGGAAAGG GAGAAGGTGACGGTGATGAGCACCATCAACCCCACCAAAGACCTGCTGGGCGACATGATCGGCGGCCAGCGCCTGCCCGAGGAGCAGCGCAAGAAGGTGATGCAGCTGAAGGACCTACTGGACGCCACTCTCATGCTGGACCCTGCCAAGCGCATCAGCATCAACCAGGCCCTGCAGCACCCTTTCATCCAGGAAAAGATTTGA
- the prpf4bb gene encoding pre-mRNA processing factor 4Bb isoform X2, translating to MFQTQGEAETNGEKPEETVKQHGSGGGKHKRKKHKHRGKHKKHKHASEEDKEKKRKHRHKHRKHKRNKEGASPTPAAVIMASSGHKKGESSPSSVNPGLDDRALLEDLEKQRAMIKAELDSQLMEGKVQSGMGLILQGYNSGSEEDGGEARVRNGEQRQRATAGKVNSPRAGGAAKSRRDSTDGSRTTSKRHSPGKSTERPAKDSRQDKVSKSGKDASLKEKGRARSASKERKHSDATERAKERSGKSPSEQKSARADKQRPSPHRDERHAQEKGRPRSRSPGRERPARLDAERDKRPTKSPSKDASSGKENRSPHRRPQRSPVRKRSVSPRARDARHASAGAADRTRPRSPLPPPPPRRGRSPDLRRREADRQDSPLRKRLRAEPGSGRDRSRDKSPPVSSRRRMSRSPLRRRSPSPRRRSRSSPRRRSRSPLVHRSGERDRYGRLRQYRRSMSRDRDRRRRRSRDEDKFKGSLSEGQKVDQESSEEDMLDDFDSEEVDEEALIEQRRQQRMAIVQKYKAAGDDSNMMSEPNSPQSSTRSRSPSPDDILERVAADVKEYERENLNTFEASIKAKHNLIAQEKDGANPKKPSAPDMFTESDDMFAADFDSARMRACGVGKDFKENPNLRDNWTDAEGYYRVNIGETLDKRYDVYGYTGQGVFSNVIRARDTARAGQEVAVKIIRNNELMQKTGLKELEFLKKLNDADPDDKFHCLRLFRHFYHKQHLCLVFEPLSMNLREVLKKYGKDVGLHIKAVRSYSQQLFLALKLLKRCNILHADIKPDNILVNESKTILKLCDFGSASHVADNDITPYLVSRFYRAPEIIIGKPYDYGIDMWSVGCTLYELYTGKILFPGSSNNHMIKLAMDVKGKMPNKMIRKGLFKDQHFDQNLNFLYIEVDKVTEREKVTVMSTINPTKDLLGDMIGGQRLPEEQRKKVMQLKDLLDATLMLDPAKRISINQALQHPFIQEKI from the exons ATGTTTCAGACCCAG GGGGAGGCCGAGACCAACGGCGAGAAGCCTGAGGAAACCGTCAAGCAGCACGGTAGCGGCGGCGGAAAACACAAGCGAAAAAAACACAAGCATCGTGGAAAACACAAGAAACACAAGCACGCCTcggaggaggacaaagagaagaAGCGCAAGCATCGCCACAAACACAGGAAACACAAGCGCAACAAGGAGGGAgcctcccccacccccgccgcCGTCATTATGGCCTCGTCGGGACACAAGAAAGGTGAAAGCTCCCCCTCGTCGGTCAACCCCGGCCTGGACGACCGGGCGTTGCTGGAAGACCTCGAGAAGCAGAGGGCCATGATCAAAGCTGAGCTGGACAGTCAGCTGATGGAGGGTAAAGTCCAGTCGGGCATGGGCCTCATCCTGCAGGGTTACAACTCGGGCTCGGAAGAGGACGGCGGAGAGGCCCGCGTCCGAAACGGGGAGCAGCGCCAGAGGGCCACCGCCGGGAAAGTCAACTCCCCCCGCGCAGGGGGCGCCGCTAAATCCAGACGGGACTCCACTGATGGCAGCAGGACCACCTCCAAGCGCCACAGCCCCGGCAAGTCGACGGAGCGGCCCGCCAAGGATTCCAGGCAGGACAAGGTGAGCAAAAGCGGCAAGGACGCTAGCCTCAAGGAAAAAGGACGTGCCAGGAGTGCCTCCAAGGAGAGGAAACATTCAGACGCCACCGAGAGGGCCAAGGAGAGGAGCGGGAAGTCCCCCTCGGAGCAGAAAAGCGCCCGCGCCGACAAACAACGCCCTTCACCGCACCGGGATGAGCGGCACGCGCAGGAAAAGGGGCGGCCGCGATCCCGCTCGCCCGGACGCGAGCGGCCCGCTCGCCTCGACGCCGAACGGGACAAGAGACCCACCAAGTCGCCGTCCAAGGACGCGTCGTCCGGCAAGGAGAACCGCTCGCCGCACCGACGGCCGCAGCGCAGCCCTGTCAGGAAGCGCAGCGTCTCGCCTCGCGCCAGAGACGCACGCCATGCCTCGGCCGGCGCAGCTGACCGCACCAGACCCAGGTCGCCGCTACCGCCACCGCCCCCGAGGAGGGGGCGCTCGCCAGACCTCCGCAGGAGAGAAGCAGACAGGCAGGATTCGCCACTCAG GAAACGACTTCGAGCTGAACCCGGGTCGGGTCGAGACCGCTCGCGAGACAAGAGTCCCCCGGTGTCCTCGCGCCGCCGTATGAGCCGCTCGCCGCTCCGGCGGCGCTCCCCGTCGCCACGACGACGCTCTCGCTCATCACCTCGCAGACGTAGCCGTTCTCCGCTGGTACATAG ATCCGGTGAACGAGACCGATACGGGAGGCTCCGGCAGTACCGGCGCTCCATGTCGCGCGATCGCGACAGGAGACGACGACGCAGCAGAGACGAGGACAAGTTCAAAGGAAGCCTCTCGGAGGGTCAGAAGGTCGACCAGGAGTCCTCAGAAGAAGACAT GCTGGATGActttgacagcgaggaggtggATGAGGAGGCCTTGATCGAACAGCGCCGGCAGCAGAGGATGGCCATCGTACAG AAATACAAGGCGGCCGGCGATGACTCCAACATGATGTCGGAGCCCAACAGCCCGCAGAGCAGCACACGCAGCCGCTCGCCGTCGCCCGACGACATCCTGGAGCGCGTGGCCGCAGATGTCAAGGAGTACGAGCGTGAGAACCTCAACACCTTCGAGGCTAGCATCAAGGCCAAGCACAACCTCATCGCCCAGGAGAAAGACG GGGCCAACCCCAAGAAGCCGTCGGCACCGGATATGTTCACCGAGTCGGACGACATGTTTGCTGCAGACTTTGAT aGTGCCCGGATGAGAGCCTGTGGAGTCGGCAAGGACTTCAAGGAGAACCCCAACCTGAGGGACAACTGGACCGACGCCGAGGGCTACTACA GGGTCAACATCGGCGAGACGCTGGACAAGCGCTACGACGTCTACGGCTACACGGGCCAAGGCGTGTTCAGCAATGTGATCCGGGCCAGGGACACAGCCAGGGCCGGTCAGGAGGTGGCCGTCAAGATCATCCGCAACAACGAGCTCAT GCAGAAGACGGGCTTGAAGGAGCTGGAATTCCTCAAGAAGCTCAACGACGCCGACCCCGACGACAAGTTCCACTGCCTGCGCCTCTTCAGGCACTTCTACCACAAGCAGCATCTGTGTTTGGTCTTTGAGCCGCTCAG CATGAACCTGCGCGAGGTGCTGAAGAAGTACGGCAAGGACGTGGGGCTGCACATCAAGGCTGTGCGCTCGTACAGTCAGCAGCTCTTCTTGGCCTTGAAGCTGCTCAAGAGATGCAACATCCTGCACGCCGACATCAAGCCTGACAACATCCTG GTGAACGAGTCCAAGACCATCTTGAAACTCTGTGACTTCGGCTCGGCCTCTCACGTAGCCGACAACGACATCACGCCTTACCTGGTCAGCAGGTTCTACCGAGCGCCGGAGATCA TCATCGGCAAGCCATATGACTACGGTATCGACATGTGGTCGGTGGGCTGCACGCTCTACGAGCTCTACACGGGCAAGATCCTCTTCCCGGGCTCCTCCAACAACCACATGATCAAACTGGCCATGGACGTCAAGGGCAAAATGCCCAACAAG ATGATCCGCAAAGGGTTGTTCAAAGATCAGCACTTTGACCAGAACCTCAACTTCCTCTACATCGAAGTGGACAAAGTCACGGAAAGG GAGAAGGTGACGGTGATGAGCACCATCAACCCCACCAAAGACCTGCTGGGCGACATGATCGGCGGCCAGCGCCTGCCCGAGGAGCAGCGCAAGAAGGTGATGCAGCTGAAGGACCTACTGGACGCCACTCTCATGCTGGACCCTGCCAAGCGCATCAGCATCAACCAGGCCCTGCAGCACCCTTTCATCCAGGAAAAGATTTGA
- the pxdc1b gene encoding PX domain-containing protein 1, with product MASAVFEGTSLVNMFVRDCWVNGVRRLLISPRGDQEDFFEIRTEWSDRNVLYLHRSYSDLGRLFRRLNDSFPEDSGDLSASPLTQGLVKIKEANDIEEKLNEVERLLKNAINMPCKYSRSEVMLTFFERSPLDQVLRNDKVHRIQPCFQSPINISEIMRSNGFCLANTETIVFDHKLPDDKERPSSTDSAEHTYDDGLEFLPMQADACNEETEAYVTNLSYYHLVPFETDILE from the exons ATGGCTTCGGCCGTGTTCGAGGGCACGTCGCTGGTCAACATGTTCGTTCGCGACTGCTGGGTGAACGGCGTCCGACGGCTGCTCATCAGCCCGCGGGGTGACCAGGAGGACTTCTTTGAGATCCGCACCGAGTGGTCGGACAGGAACGTGCTCTACTTGCACCGCAGCTATTCGGACTTGGGGCGACTCTTTCGGCGCCTCAACGACTCGTTCCCCGAGGACAGCGGAGACCTGTCAGCCTCGCCTCTCACCCAAG GCCTGGTGAAAATCAAAGAAGCAAACGACATTGAGGAGAAGCTCAATGAAGTGGAAAGGCTGCTGAAGAACGCCATCAACATGCCGTGCAAG TATTCCAGATCGGAAGTGATGCTGACTTTCTTTGAGCGCTCGCCGCTGGACCAAGTGCTCCGAAACGATAAAGTGCATAGAATCCAGCCCTGCTTCCAGAGTCCGATCAATATATCGG AGATCATGCGCTCAAATGGCTTCTGTCTAGCCAATACGGAAACCATCGTGTTTGATCATAAGCTGCCAGACGACAAGGAGAGGCCGTCTTCCACAGACTCTGCAGAGCACAC GTATGACGACGGACTCGAGTTCTTGCCCATGCAGGCGGACGCATGCAATGAGGAAACAGAGGCGTACGTCACCAACCTGTCCTACTACCACCTGGTTCCGTTTGAGACTGACATCTTGGAATGA